A genomic window from Desulfovermiculus halophilus DSM 18834 includes:
- a CDS encoding divergent polysaccharide deacetylase family protein, whose translation MASASKKKTSRKKKQPSRKSGPRPLARLGTRMAVWAVALGVTVLGLIGVLLVPEQGSKEQPKTRVASVQPDQPSAPAQDISRPDSGKKQDARVFEQIPPKAPESSGYPEQTPHEPSPQTLSTPQDSVSKPPSGPCLALVIDDMGQSVHTARRLLQIMGSELTWSILPYSPDTKEVVELAAENGLEYLLHIPMEPKGYPQIDPGPGSIFVHMDPEQIRSIVANDLQQVPGAAGANNHMGSRFTEDAEGMRIVLREITSRRLFFMDSLTSPRSTVRDIARDMRMQVAFRDVFLDNTQEVEAIVRQLRKAERLAVRTGQAIAIGHPYPETLTALAKWSKEKSSNVDLVTLSRIVRNLN comes from the coding sequence ATGGCCTCTGCATCCAAGAAAAAAACCAGCCGGAAAAAAAAACAGCCCTCCCGAAAGTCCGGCCCACGGCCCCTTGCCCGGCTGGGAACCAGGATGGCCGTCTGGGCCGTTGCCCTGGGGGTGACCGTTCTCGGGCTGATTGGCGTCCTCCTGGTCCCGGAACAGGGAAGCAAAGAGCAGCCAAAAACCAGGGTGGCGTCTGTCCAGCCCGACCAACCTTCCGCCCCTGCTCAGGACATTTCCAGGCCGGATTCGGGGAAAAAACAGGATGCCAGGGTCTTTGAGCAGATTCCGCCCAAGGCCCCTGAATCATCCGGGTACCCGGAGCAGACCCCTCACGAGCCTTCACCTCAAACCTTATCGACTCCCCAGGACTCAGTCTCCAAGCCGCCGAGCGGGCCTTGTCTGGCCCTGGTGATCGACGACATGGGGCAGTCGGTGCATACGGCCCGCAGGCTGCTGCAGATCATGGGCTCGGAGCTGACCTGGTCAATACTTCCGTACAGCCCGGACACCAAGGAGGTGGTTGAGCTGGCGGCGGAGAACGGCCTGGAGTATCTGCTGCACATCCCCATGGAGCCCAAGGGCTATCCCCAGATTGACCCGGGGCCGGGGAGCATCTTTGTGCATATGGATCCGGAGCAGATCAGGTCTATTGTGGCCAATGACCTGCAGCAGGTCCCGGGGGCGGCGGGGGCCAACAACCATATGGGATCCAGGTTCACCGAAGATGCCGAGGGTATGCGAATCGTCCTGCGGGAGATCACCTCCCGCCGGCTCTTTTTTATGGACAGCCTGACCAGTCCTCGCAGCACGGTCCGGGATATAGCCCGGGATATGCGCATGCAGGTGGCTTTCAGGGATGTGTTTCTGGACAACACACAGGAGGTGGAGGCCATTGTCCGCCAGCTGCGCAAGGCGGAAAGGCTGGCCGTCCGAACCGGGCAGGCCATTGCCATCGGCCATCCGTACCCCGAGACCTTGACAGCTTTGGCCAAGTGGTCCAAAGAGAAGAGTTCGAATGTGGACCTGGTCACGTTGAGTCGAATTGTTCGTAACCTGAATTGA
- the ndk gene encoding nucleoside-diphosphate kinase, whose translation MVEKTLSIIKPDAVERNLIGEILSQIEAGGLQVKAMKMVHMSKKQAQGFYAVHKDRPFFDSLTDYMSSGPVVVAVLEGENAIARYREVMGATNPEEAAEGTIRKRFARDIEKNSVHGSDAPETAEQEISYFFSQLEVMIS comes from the coding sequence ATGGTGGAGAAGACACTGTCCATTATCAAGCCGGATGCAGTGGAACGGAATCTGATCGGCGAGATCCTGTCCCAGATTGAAGCCGGCGGCTTGCAGGTCAAGGCCATGAAGATGGTGCACATGAGCAAGAAGCAGGCCCAGGGATTCTATGCCGTGCATAAGGACAGGCCCTTTTTCGACAGCCTGACCGACTATATGAGCTCCGGGCCGGTGGTGGTCGCAGTTTTGGAGGGGGAAAACGCCATTGCCCGCTATCGGGAGGTGATGGGGGCCACAAATCCGGAGGAAGCCGCCGAGGGCACAATCCGCAAGCGCTTCGCCCGGGATATTGAGAAGAACTCGGTGCACGGTTCAGATGCCCCCGAGACGGCAGAGCAGGAGATATCCTATTTTTTCAGTCAGCTGGAGGTGATGATCTCATGA
- a CDS encoding tRNA (cytidine(34)-2'-O)-methyltransferase, whose product MQLVLFQPEIPPNTGNIARLCAATRTPLHLIEPLGFSLEDRYLKRAGLDYWPHVDVHVWPEWDTFLASLSAADHVLLTSARKGRSLFSCTLTGREVLVFGPETTGLPGWLSQRHPHHVRIPIWGRVRSLNLANAAAVCLYEGYRQIGFPVPETGL is encoded by the coding sequence ATGCAGCTCGTTCTTTTTCAGCCCGAAATCCCTCCAAACACAGGAAACATTGCCCGTCTGTGCGCCGCAACCCGTACCCCCCTGCACCTCATCGAGCCCTTGGGTTTCAGCCTGGAGGACAGATACCTCAAGCGGGCGGGACTGGACTACTGGCCGCATGTTGACGTCCATGTCTGGCCCGAGTGGGATACATTCCTGGCCTCCCTTTCCGCCGCAGACCACGTGCTCCTGACCAGTGCCCGGAAAGGCCGCTCCCTGTTCTCCTGCACCTTGACCGGCCGGGAGGTCCTGGTCTTCGGTCCGGAGACCACTGGGCTGCCTGGGTGGCTCTCCCAGCGCCACCCGCACCATGTCCGCATCCCCATCTGGGGCCGGGTCCGGAGCCTGAATCTGGCCAACGCGGCTGCGGTCTGCCTCTACGAGGGCTACCGACAGATCGGTTTTCCCGTCCCGGAAACAGGCCTTTAG
- a CDS encoding S41 family peptidase, with amino-acid sequence MRWSRSLGIVLMLVALSMTPETTRATDRYEPLKSFSQVMDLIEKTYVNDVQRQELVQGAIQGMLQSLDPHSGYLDQEEFKDMQAETSGEFSGVGIEITLQNGRLTVVSPVEDTPAFRAGLQSGDIILEIDGESTQDISIMDAVHKIRGPKGSEVELTVLHQGEAKPERITLKRDVIPMQSVKIESMEPGYLYVRITNFNENTTKDLRQALREHRPDLEGVVLDLRNNPGGLLDQAVSVADMFLGQGKIVYTQGKVRQAKMDFQASDQQSDIMVPIVVLINSGTASASEIVAGAIQDHKRGLILGVRSFGKGSVQTVIPLPDGAGIKLTTAKYYTPSGRSIQAEGITPDISLAYNPIEEEAERSVFRTIRERDLARHLENGEDNEAQDQDQDQDQDAESENTRIERMLEKDNQLQMALQLVKRLPMIKGLQ; translated from the coding sequence ATGCGATGGAGCAGAAGCCTAGGGATTGTGCTCATGCTTGTGGCCTTGTCCATGACCCCGGAGACGACCAGAGCGACAGACCGCTATGAGCCGCTGAAGAGCTTCAGTCAGGTCATGGACCTGATCGAGAAGACATATGTCAATGATGTACAGCGTCAGGAGCTGGTACAGGGCGCCATTCAGGGGATGCTGCAGAGCCTTGACCCCCATTCCGGATATCTGGACCAGGAAGAGTTCAAGGACATGCAGGCCGAGACATCCGGGGAGTTCAGCGGGGTGGGGATTGAAATAACCCTCCAGAACGGCAGGTTGACCGTCGTCTCCCCAGTCGAAGATACCCCGGCCTTCCGGGCCGGCCTGCAATCCGGGGATATCATTCTGGAAATTGACGGGGAATCGACCCAGGACATCAGCATAATGGACGCGGTGCACAAGATCCGGGGCCCGAAAGGGTCGGAGGTGGAGCTCACGGTTCTGCACCAGGGGGAGGCCAAGCCGGAGCGGATCACCCTGAAGCGGGACGTTATCCCCATGCAGAGCGTGAAGATCGAGAGCATGGAGCCCGGGTACCTGTATGTCCGGATCACCAACTTCAATGAAAACACCACCAAGGACCTGCGCCAGGCGCTGCGGGAACATCGGCCGGACCTGGAAGGGGTGGTTTTGGACTTGCGAAACAATCCCGGCGGTCTGCTGGATCAAGCAGTTTCGGTGGCCGACATGTTCCTGGGACAGGGGAAGATCGTCTATACCCAGGGCAAGGTCAGGCAGGCCAAGATGGACTTTCAGGCCTCGGACCAGCAGTCTGATATCATGGTGCCCATCGTGGTGCTCATCAATTCCGGTACAGCTTCGGCATCCGAAATTGTGGCCGGGGCGATTCAGGATCACAAGCGGGGGCTCATCCTCGGTGTGCGCAGCTTCGGCAAGGGCTCGGTACAGACCGTGATCCCCCTTCCTGACGGCGCCGGCATCAAGCTGACCACCGCCAAGTACTACACGCCCAGTGGCCGCTCCATACAGGCGGAAGGCATTACTCCGGACATCAGCCTGGCCTACAATCCCATTGAGGAAGAGGCTGAAAGAAGCGTCTTTCGGACCATCCGGGAGAGGGATCTGGCCAGACACCTGGAGAACGGAGAGGACAACGAAGCCCAGGATCAGGACCAGGACCAGGACCAGGATGCGGAGAGTGAGAATACGCGCATTGAGCGCATGCTGGAAAAGGACAATCAATTGCAGATGGCCCTGCAGCTGGTGAAGAGGCTGCCGATGATCAAGGGCCTGCAATGA
- the proC gene encoding pyrroline-5-carboxylate reductase yields the protein MTRVGLIGIGNMGGALLNGWCKDETLALCGYDINQDQLHAISQETGLEIKDSAQEVVAASDYILLGVKPQQMQKLLTSIAPDLQKNQCLISIAAGIRRETLAGWSGHTCPVVRVMPNTPAMVGAGVFALCYDDKKLSSDQKELIQRLFLSLGQVQILAEDYFDAFTALVATGPAYVYYFMDSLIEAGVALGFHRSQSKEMIQALLDGSVKMSRESSLSATELREMVTSPAGTASAGMRELERRAARSAFIDAALAACRRSEELG from the coding sequence ATGACTCGAGTCGGGCTGATCGGCATCGGCAATATGGGCGGGGCCTTGCTCAACGGCTGGTGCAAGGACGAGACCCTGGCCCTGTGCGGATATGATATCAATCAGGATCAGCTGCACGCGATATCCCAGGAGACCGGGCTGGAAATCAAGGACTCGGCTCAGGAGGTCGTGGCGGCCAGCGACTACATCCTTCTGGGGGTCAAGCCCCAGCAGATGCAGAAGCTGCTGACCTCCATCGCTCCAGATCTGCAGAAGAACCAATGCCTGATCTCCATTGCCGCAGGGATCAGACGGGAAACCCTGGCCGGTTGGAGCGGGCACACCTGCCCTGTGGTCCGGGTCATGCCCAATACTCCGGCCATGGTAGGAGCCGGAGTCTTTGCCCTGTGCTATGACGACAAAAAGCTCTCCTCAGACCAGAAAGAGCTCATCCAGCGGCTCTTTCTCAGTCTGGGGCAGGTGCAAATACTGGCCGAAGACTACTTTGACGCCTTTACCGCCCTGGTGGCCACCGGACCGGCCTATGTCTACTACTTTATGGACAGTCTGATCGAGGCTGGCGTGGCCCTGGGGTTTCACCGCAGTCAGAGCAAGGAGATGATCCAGGCCCTGCTGGACGGATCGGTGAAGATGTCCAGAGAGAGCAGCCTGTCGGCAACAGAGCTGCGGGAGATGGTCACTTCCCCGGCCGGAACCGCGAGTGCCGGGATGCGGGAGCTGGAACGCAGGGCTGCCCGCAGCGCCTTCATCGATGCCGCCCTGGCCGCCTGCCGGCGCAGTGAGGAGCTGGGATAG